A DNA window from Rhinolophus sinicus isolate RSC01 linkage group LG10, ASM3656204v1, whole genome shotgun sequence contains the following coding sequences:
- the COPB2 gene encoding coatomer subunit beta', which yields MPLRLDIKRKLTARSDRVKSVDLHPTEPWMLASLYNGSVCVWNHETQTLVKTFEVCDLPVRAAKFVARKNWVVTGADDMQIRVFNYNTLERVHMFEAHSDYIRCIAVHPTQPFILTSSDDMLIKLWDWDKKWSCSQVFEGHTHYVMQIVINPKDNNQFASASLDRTIKVWQLGSSSPNFTLEGHEKGVNCIDYYSGGDKPYLISGADDRLVKIWDYQNKTCVQTLEGHAQNVSCASFHPELPIIITGSEDGTVRIWHSSTYRLESTLNYGMERVWCVASLRGSNNVALGYDEGSIIVKLGREEPAMSMDANGKIIWAKHSEVQQANLKAMGDAEIKDGERLPLAVKDMGSCEIYPQTIQHNPNGRFVVVCGDGEYIIYTAMALRNKSFGSAQEFAWAHDSSEYAIRESNSVVKIFKNFKEKKSFKPDFGAESIYGGFLLGVRSVNGLAFYDWDNTELIRRIEIQPKHIFWSDSGELVCIATEESFFILKYLSEKVLAAQETHEGVTEDGIEDAFEVLGEIQEIVKTGLWVGDCFIYTSSVNRLNYYVGGEIVTIAHLDRTMYLLGYIPKDNRLYLGDKELNIVSYSLLVSVLEYQTAVMRRDFSMADKVLPTIPKEQRTRVAHFLEKQGFKQQALTVSTDPEHRFELALQLGELKIAYQLAVEAESEQKWKQLAELAISKCQFGLAQECLHHAQDYGGLLLLATASGNASMVNKLAEGAERDGKNNVAFMSYFLQGKLDACLELLIRTGRLPEAAFLARTYLPSQVSRVVKLWRENLSKVNQKAAESLADPTEYENLFPGLKEAFVVEEWLKETHADLWPAKQYPLVTPNEERNVMEEAKGFQPSKSAQQDLDEKPASPTPVITASHTANKEEKSLLELEVDLDNLELEDIDTTDINLDEDILDD from the exons ACACTGGTGAAAACATTTGAAGTGTGTGATCTTCCTGTTCGAGCTGCAAAGTTTGTTGCAAGGAAGAATTGGGTTGTGACAGGAGCG gATGACATGCAGATTAGAGTGTTCAATTACAATACTCTGGAGAGAGTTCATATGTTTGAAGCGCACTCAGACTACATTCGCTGCATCGCTGTTCATCCCACCCAGCCTTTCATTCTAACTAGCAGCG ATGACATGCTTATTAAGCTCTGGGACTGGGATAAAAAGTGGTCTTGCTCACAGGTGTTTGAGGGACACACCCATTATGTTATGCAGATTGTGATCAACCCCAAAGATAACAATCAGTTTGCCAGCGCGTCTTTGGACAGGACCATCAAG GTATGGCAGCTGGGCTCTTCCTCCCCAAACTTCACTTTGGAGGGACATGAGAAAGGTGTCAATTGCATTGATTACTACAGTGGTGGCGACAAACCATACCTCATTTCAGGTGCAGATGACCGTCTGGTTAAAATATGGGACTATCAG AATAAAACATGTGTACAGACACTGGAGGGACATGCCCAGAATGTGTCTTGTGCCAGTTTTCATCCTGAGTTGCCAATCATCATCACAGGTTCAGAAGATG GAACCGTGCGTATATGGCATTCAAGCACATATCGCCTTGAGAGCACGCTGAATTATGGAATGGAGAGGGTGTGGTGTGTGGCCAGTCTGAGAGGGTCCAACAATGTCGCTCTGGGCTATGATGAAGGGAGTATCATTGTTAAG CTTGGTCGGGAGGAACCTGCCATGTCCATGGATGCCAATGGAAAGATAATTTGGGCCAAGCATTCAGAAGTGCAGCAGGCCAACCTAAAAGCAATGGGAGATGCTGAaattaaagatggagaaagattGCCACTGGCAGTAAAGGATATGGGCAGTTGTGAAATATACCCTCAGACTATTCAGCACAATCCTAATGGGCG GTTTGTGGTGGTGTGTGGTGATGGCGAGTATATCATCTACACAGCAATGGCCCTGAGAAACAAGAGCTTTGGGTCGGCGCAGGAGTTTGCATGGGCCCATGATTCCTCAGA atatgCAATAAGAGAAAGCAACAGTGTTGTAAAGATATTTAagaactttaaggaaaaaaaatcatttaaaccaGATTTTGGAGCTGAAA gtATCTATGGAGGCTTCTTATTGGGAGTCAGGTCTGTAAATGGCTTAGCTTTCTATGACTGGGACAACACAGAACTCATACGCAGAATTGAAATTCAGCCCAAACAC ATTTTCTGGTCTGACTCTGGAGAGCTAGTCTGTATTGCCACTGAGGAGTCATTTTTTATCCTTAAGTATCTGTCGGAAAAAGTCTTGGCTGCCCAGGAAACACATGAGGGAGTTACTGAAGATGGCATTGAAGACGCCTTTGAG gTTCTTGGTGAGATTCAGGAAATTGTGAAAACAGGGCTGTGGGTAGGCGATTGCTTCATTTACACAAGTTCTGTGAACAGATTAAATTATTATGTTGGAGGAGAAATAGTCACCATTGCCCACTTGGACAG GACAATGTATCTCCTGGGCTATATTCCTAAGGACAACAGGCTTTACCTGGGGGATAAAGAACTGAACATCGTTAGCTACTCCCTGCTGGTTTCAGTGTTGGAATACCAGACGGCTGTCATGCGGAGGGACTTCAGCATGGCCGATAAGGTCCTTCCCACCATTCCAAAAGAACAGAGGACCCGAGTTGCACACTTTTTGGAAAAGCAG GGCTTCAAGCAGCAAGCTCTTACAGTATCCACAGACCCCGAGCATCGCTTTGAACTTGCTCTTCAGCTTGGAGAACTAAAAATTGCATACCAATTAGCAGTGGAAGCAGAG TCAGAACAGAAGTGGAAACAACTTGCTGAACTCGCCATTAGTAAATGTCAGTTTGGCCTAGCCCAGGAGTGCCTGCACCATGCACAGGATTATGGGGGGCTGCTGCTTTTGGCCACTGCCTCTGGAAATGCTAGTATGGTCAACAAGCTAGCAGAGGGTGCGGAGCGAGATGGCAAGAATAACGTGGCATTCATGAGCTACTTCTTACAGGGCAA GCTTGATGCTTGCCTGGAGCTCTTGATTAGAACTGGACGACTTCCAGAAGCTGCCTTCCTGGCCCGGACTTACTTACCCAGTCAGGTTTCAAG GGTGGTGAAACTCTGGAGAGAAAATCTCTCAAAAGTCAATCAGAAAGCAGCGGAATCCCTTGCTGATCCAACAGAGTATGAAAACCTTTTCCCGGGACTAAAAGAAGCCTTTGTTGTGGAAGAATGGCTGAAGGAAACACATGCTGATCTGTGGCCAGCCAAACAATACCCACTTGTCACG CCAAACGAAGAAAGAAATGTTATGGAAGAGGCAAAAGGCTTTCAGCCCTCAAAGTCTGCACAGCAG GATCTTGATGAGAAACCTGCTTCTCCTACTCCAGTTATCACGGCCTCCCACACAgccaacaaagaagaaaag aGCTTACTCGAGCTGGAAGTAGATTTGGATAATTTGGAATTAGAAGATATTGACACAACAGATATCAACCTGGATGAAGATATTTTGGATGACTAA